In the Sarcophilus harrisii chromosome 1, mSarHar1.11, whole genome shotgun sequence genome, one interval contains:
- the LOC100919053 gene encoding zinc finger protein 883-like isoform X2, with product MWENAWNLLSLGLPGPREDVIFYFNQREAPWMLDQEGLKSFYPEDEMGLEMKETAADLSLSVVESHKQRFMSDGPSDLSWKEIFVTHDIIHSGEKHYECNQCGMAFRYKKSLIRHHGIHTGEKLHECKQCGKAFIKRRALTVHQRIHTGERPYECKQCGKGFMNRRALTLHQRIHTGEKPYECQQCGKAFTKKDTLTVHQRIHTGEKPYECKQCGKGFRQRGNLTTHEAIHTVEKSYECSQCGKAFWQMEHLTAHQRIHTGQKPYECKQCGRAFGYKRNLTRHQRIHTGEKPCECKQCGKAFIEMHPFNAHQRIHIGENPYESKQCGKDFRQKGALTVYEAFHTEEKLYECNQCGKAFRQRGALTAHEAIHTGEKPYECNQCGKAFRQKGALTTHEIIHTGEKPYKCNQCGKAFRQKGALTAHEAIHTGEKPYKCNQCGKAFRQRGGLTAHEAIHTGEKPYECNQCGKAFRQRGALTAHEAIHSGEKPYECNQCGKTFIKRRALTVHQRIHTGEKPYECNQCGKAFRYKISLTGHQGIHTGEKPYECNQCGKGFTDNRSLSQHQRIHTEEKPYACYQCGKAFRQRGALTAHVAIHTGEKPYKCNQCGKTFRYRGGLTAHQRIHTGEKAYQCNQCGKAFRQRGALTVHQRIHTGEKPYECNQCRKTFGYKKSLIVHQKIHTGECIQ from the exons ATGTGGGAGAATGCCTGGAACCTGCTCTCCCTGG GACTTCCAGGTCCCAGAGAAGATGTGATCTTTTATTTTAACCAAAGGGAAGCACCTTGGATGCTGGACCAAGAAGGCCTGAAGAGCTTCTATCCAG aagatgaaatgggACTTGAAATGAAGGAAACGGCTGCAGACCTGAGCCTTTCTGTAGTAGAAAGTCACAAGCAAAGATTTATGAGTGATGGTCCCAGTGACTTATCTTGGAAAGAAATCTTTGTGACACATGACATAATCCACTCTGGAGAGAAGcattatgaatgtaaccaatgtggaatgGCTTTTAGATATAAGAAAAGTCTTATTAGACATCATGggatccatactggagagaaacttCATGAATGTAagcaatgtggaaaggcttttataaAAAGGAGagctcttactgtacatcagagaatccacactggagagagaccttatgaatgtaagcaaTGTGGAAAGGGTTTTATGAATAGGAGAGCTCTTActttacatcagagaatccacactggggaaaaaccttatgaatgtcagcaatgtggaaaggcttttacaaaaaaggacactcttactgtacatcagagaatccatactggagagaaaccttatgaatgtaagcaaTGTGGAAAGGGTTTTAGGCAAAGGGGAAATCTTACTACACATGAGGCAATCCACACTGTAGAGAAATCATATGAATGTAGccaatgtggaaaggcctttTGGCAAATGGAACATCTTactgcacatcagagaatccacactggacaGAAACCATATGAATGTAAGCAGTGTGGAAGGGCTTTTGGGTATAAGAGAAATCTTACTAGACATCAGaggatccacactggagagaaaccttgtGAATGTAAgcaatgtggaaaagcttttataGAAATGCATCCTTTTAatgcacatcagagaatccacattgGAGAGAACCCATATGAAAGTAAGCAGTGTGGAAAGGATTTTAGGCAAAAGGGAGCTCTTACTGTATATGAGGCATTCCACACTgaagagaaattatatgaatgtaaccaatgtggaaaggcctttagGCAAAGGGGAGCTCTTACTGCACATGAAGCaatccatactggagaaaaaccatatgagtgtaatcaatgtggaaaggcctttagGCAAAAGGGAGCTCTTACTACACATGAGataatccacactggagagaagccatataaatgtaaccaatgtggaaaggcctttagGCAAAAGGGAGCTCTTACTGCACATGAGGCAATCCACACTGGTGAGAAACCAtataaatgtaaccaatgtggaaaggcctttagGCAAAGGGGAGGTCTTACTGCACATGAGGCAAtccacacaggagagaaaccttatgaatgtaaccagtgtggaaaggcctTTAGACAAAGAGGAGCTCTTACTGCACATGAGGCAATCCAcagtggagagaaaccttatgaatgtaaccagtgtggaaagacttttataaaAAGGAGagctcttactgtacatcagagaatccacactggagagaaaccttatgaatgtaaccaatgtggaaaagcctttagATATAAGATAAGTCTTACTGGACATCAgggaatccacactggagagaagccttatgaatgtaaccagtgtggaaaaggTTTTACAGACAACAGATCACTTAgtcaacatcagagaatccacactgaagAGAAACCATATGCATGTTATCAGTGTGGAAAGGCCTTTAGGCAAAGGGGAGCTCTTACTGCACATGTGgcaatccacactggagagaaaccatataaatgtaaccaatgtggaaagaccTTTAGATACAGGGGAGGTCTTACtgcacatcagagaattcacactggagagaaagcTTAtcaatgtaaccagtgtggaaaggcctTTAGGCAAAGAGGagctcttactgtacatcagagaatccacactggagaaaaaccttatgaatgtaaccagtgtagAAAGACTTTTGGATATAAGAAAAGCCTTATTGTACATCAGAAAATTCACACAGGAGAATGTATCCAATAA
- the LOC100919053 gene encoding zinc finger protein 420-like isoform X1, which produces MGPGSLQPPPQELVTFKDVAVDFTQEEWGLLDHSQKELYKEVMWENAWNLLSLGLPGPREDVIFYFNQREAPWMLDQEGLKSFYPEDEMGLEMKETAADLSLSVVESHKQRFMSDGPSDLSWKEIFVTHDIIHSGEKHYECNQCGMAFRYKKSLIRHHGIHTGEKLHECKQCGKAFIKRRALTVHQRIHTGERPYECKQCGKGFMNRRALTLHQRIHTGEKPYECQQCGKAFTKKDTLTVHQRIHTGEKPYECKQCGKGFRQRGNLTTHEAIHTVEKSYECSQCGKAFWQMEHLTAHQRIHTGQKPYECKQCGRAFGYKRNLTRHQRIHTGEKPCECKQCGKAFIEMHPFNAHQRIHIGENPYESKQCGKDFRQKGALTVYEAFHTEEKLYECNQCGKAFRQRGALTAHEAIHTGEKPYECNQCGKAFRQKGALTTHEIIHTGEKPYKCNQCGKAFRQKGALTAHEAIHTGEKPYKCNQCGKAFRQRGGLTAHEAIHTGEKPYECNQCGKAFRQRGALTAHEAIHSGEKPYECNQCGKTFIKRRALTVHQRIHTGEKPYECNQCGKAFRYKISLTGHQGIHTGEKPYECNQCGKGFTDNRSLSQHQRIHTEEKPYACYQCGKAFRQRGALTAHVAIHTGEKPYKCNQCGKTFRYRGGLTAHQRIHTGEKAYQCNQCGKAFRQRGALTVHQRIHTGEKPYECNQCRKTFGYKKSLIVHQKIHTGECIQ; this is translated from the exons GAGTTGGTGACATTCAAGGATGTGGCTGTGGACTTCACCCAGGAGGAGTGGGGCCTCTTGGACCATTCTCAGAAGGAGTTGTACAAGGAGGTCATGTGGGAGAATGCCTGGAACCTGCTCTCCCTGG GACTTCCAGGTCCCAGAGAAGATGTGATCTTTTATTTTAACCAAAGGGAAGCACCTTGGATGCTGGACCAAGAAGGCCTGAAGAGCTTCTATCCAG aagatgaaatgggACTTGAAATGAAGGAAACGGCTGCAGACCTGAGCCTTTCTGTAGTAGAAAGTCACAAGCAAAGATTTATGAGTGATGGTCCCAGTGACTTATCTTGGAAAGAAATCTTTGTGACACATGACATAATCCACTCTGGAGAGAAGcattatgaatgtaaccaatgtggaatgGCTTTTAGATATAAGAAAAGTCTTATTAGACATCATGggatccatactggagagaaacttCATGAATGTAagcaatgtggaaaggcttttataaAAAGGAGagctcttactgtacatcagagaatccacactggagagagaccttatgaatgtaagcaaTGTGGAAAGGGTTTTATGAATAGGAGAGCTCTTActttacatcagagaatccacactggggaaaaaccttatgaatgtcagcaatgtggaaaggcttttacaaaaaaggacactcttactgtacatcagagaatccatactggagagaaaccttatgaatgtaagcaaTGTGGAAAGGGTTTTAGGCAAAGGGGAAATCTTACTACACATGAGGCAATCCACACTGTAGAGAAATCATATGAATGTAGccaatgtggaaaggcctttTGGCAAATGGAACATCTTactgcacatcagagaatccacactggacaGAAACCATATGAATGTAAGCAGTGTGGAAGGGCTTTTGGGTATAAGAGAAATCTTACTAGACATCAGaggatccacactggagagaaaccttgtGAATGTAAgcaatgtggaaaagcttttataGAAATGCATCCTTTTAatgcacatcagagaatccacattgGAGAGAACCCATATGAAAGTAAGCAGTGTGGAAAGGATTTTAGGCAAAAGGGAGCTCTTACTGTATATGAGGCATTCCACACTgaagagaaattatatgaatgtaaccaatgtggaaaggcctttagGCAAAGGGGAGCTCTTACTGCACATGAAGCaatccatactggagaaaaaccatatgagtgtaatcaatgtggaaaggcctttagGCAAAAGGGAGCTCTTACTACACATGAGataatccacactggagagaagccatataaatgtaaccaatgtggaaaggcctttagGCAAAAGGGAGCTCTTACTGCACATGAGGCAATCCACACTGGTGAGAAACCAtataaatgtaaccaatgtggaaaggcctttagGCAAAGGGGAGGTCTTACTGCACATGAGGCAAtccacacaggagagaaaccttatgaatgtaaccagtgtggaaaggcctTTAGACAAAGAGGAGCTCTTACTGCACATGAGGCAATCCAcagtggagagaaaccttatgaatgtaaccagtgtggaaagacttttataaaAAGGAGagctcttactgtacatcagagaatccacactggagagaaaccttatgaatgtaaccaatgtggaaaagcctttagATATAAGATAAGTCTTACTGGACATCAgggaatccacactggagagaagccttatgaatgtaaccagtgtggaaaaggTTTTACAGACAACAGATCACTTAgtcaacatcagagaatccacactgaagAGAAACCATATGCATGTTATCAGTGTGGAAAGGCCTTTAGGCAAAGGGGAGCTCTTACTGCACATGTGgcaatccacactggagagaaaccatataaatgtaaccaatgtggaaagaccTTTAGATACAGGGGAGGTCTTACtgcacatcagagaattcacactggagagaaagcTTAtcaatgtaaccagtgtggaaaggcctTTAGGCAAAGAGGagctcttactgtacatcagagaatccacactggagaaaaaccttatgaatgtaaccagtgtagAAAGACTTTTGGATATAAGAAAAGCCTTATTGTACATCAGAAAATTCACACAGGAGAATGTATCCAATAA